The genomic stretch caatcaCCAccttaaataaatcaaattaattaTACGAACGAAGAAAAGGCAAGTGAGGTTATTGTCGGTTGGTCACCAATAATCTagcaaaattatccaatcaatcctATATTTATTATATGGATACCAGTTGAGTTCTAAACTtgtcaattttaccaattttagtcataaatttatttcgCGAAATTTCAGTGAAATTCCTCTAGtaaattttcaccaaaactcACTGGGGTGGTGGCATGCCACATAGAATGACCGGCGAGGCGATGACTAGACCGTTATATCAGAATTTTCGGGGAAAATTCAccaaaaggattgaattggaattttggaagatgttcaagactaaattggcgaATTTGAAAAGCTTACGATTGAAGTAACATAtgaataatagatttaggattgattgggtaattttcacTTAAGATgcatttgtttgagtgaaagtgttttcCAATAATTGGTTTTCCAAACTTTTCACCAGTTTGGCTCACCAGAAATGACTTAAGTCAatagaaaatactttccgatTAACTGAAAATTCGtacataaaattaggaaagtgaattcgtAATTTGCTGGTCACCCGGCAAGCTAGACCTTATGTGGTCTGTTGCCGGCCGTCGCCGAGGCCTGGCGACCaacggagaaaaagaaaaaatatataataaatataaaataatactATAacataaaactttaaaaaaaattgaaaatcaatttttttcctcgGATAAAGTCTTGAGATTgaatcattttccaaacaagaaccaaaaccaaaaaacgTTTTCGGTGACATATTACTAAATAAAGGTAAACAAACCATTTTTCCAGAAAACGATTTtcgggaaatcatttttctttttttatggagttttctcgaaacaaacacacccagTAATATTATCTCACGAACACAACACTGGCTACACTCGACATTCTACCCGTCGGTTAGATTTCTCTTTGGCTACTTCACTCAACTTTCTCTTCATCAGTTAGATTTCTCTTTTGATATGAAGGAGCAACCAAAGTGTTTCAAACAAGGCAAACTAATGGTATCCAACAGAAcgtaaaaaataccaaaatctattgtatttgtcttggttcaatcttaatttttttaatccggAGGGGCTGCTTGTTCGATGTGAGATAGATTAAGATAGAGATGTGTATTGAGTCAAAAGAGTAACCGGAATActtactaattgagtcataaatcttttaatgatttgtcacTGTAGTCCATCTAgtgaattttggcaaaaaattaccGACATAGAGGCTGgccgtcttatgtggcacgaATGGGCTGGTACGATCATTATAAGAGGGACCGTACTATCATTATAATGTGAATTTGATTTTAAGTATATGAGTTTGTGTTTCCGAAAATTTaagttcctttttcttttcttttttttcatttgtcgtGGGAGAATGGAAAGGAGGAGAGGGACACATTGAAGACAGAGAAGAGAGGGGTTGGTCTTACGGGTGGGGCCGCTCGCAACACGTGTCTCATGGTAAGTGGACTAGTGCAGAGCTGACGTGGCACAACTTGGttatgcaatattttctcgtgAACTTCTAATGCATGTCAATggaaacacacacacaaaaaaaaaacggaattctctagggagagagagagtatagaAAATCTATtgagattagttttttttttttaatgtaatgctctatttgtttggcgaaaaatgagtgatttgaaaaacacTTTCCTAAATATTGTTACATagattacttgaaataattagtcaataaaaaatattttcactaccAATAATAATTTGTATCTAAGCATTTGCgtagaaaatacaaatatatttcgttcattcattttttgcaggCAATATGCGATAGTTTTTGGAAAGTATGTTTAAAGCcctcattttctgcgaaacaaatgaaacctaaAGCATCTTAAGATTGATTAAGTACAGTTATGTGCATGCTAATTCCCTATTCTAAGAGAGACCTTGCCAGCGTACGCCACTCTGAAATGTCCGGTGAGAGTGGgcctaacttttttttcatatgttCAATCAATTGTTACCTCGTCTGCTTCCAAATCAAAACATACACCTAATAATGACGAAAAACCATCCCTAGCCATGttcaaatcacaatcaagatcCCAATCCGTCTATTTCTTCGATGTCATACGATCGAAAAGATGCATCCATATGGTACGtaaagtgaaatttgatgaaCTCAGAGGGTCCTTTTCGCTATCTCGATTACCTACTGAATAAGTTGGACTGTGTTGTGAAGGTGCAATGAACTCCAAGGATCTGCAATTTGAGATCAGGGAAAAGATTATATGAAGTGCATGAAGGTTGTTCAGTTGTCCATATCGCGGTGATAATATATGGTCCCCGTACAACTTGGGAGATACGTAGGGTCATCAATCAAGTGGTAAGCTCCATTTAATAATCAGTGGTCCTAATTAACGCACGCGTCAGCAAGTGCGTTCTCCGCCAAATTTGCAATCTTAACAAGGATTTTCAATCCATGAatcttacttaaaaaaaaaaaaaagtgtcccatatcagcaacaaaaaaaacaaatgtattGCAATGTTCGGTACACGGATTTGGTCCGTGACATGCACAATTAATATTTGGAAATTTGAATGACTTCTTATTCAGTATGTTTGACAAGTGTTGGTGTATCTCTAATTGTAAAGATCCTTAATTGTCAAATTCATAATGGACACTTCTTTTTCAAGAGAGATatcgaaaaagtcttaaatctattacaattgtgataattcgagttctaaactttttttgtcaattatgtcataaaatttttgcaattgtgtcaatttagtccatttgaccgATCTAGCTgacgtggcaaaattttaataataatttttaatttttttaataatttctttttctgtctctttccctttcttctcttttttcggCTTAGGCCGATGGAGGTCGCTGGCCCCTAGACGAGGGGCTGTGAGCCCTCACCAAAGGCTGGTGGCCAGCCCAAAgcataaagaaaaaagataaaaataaaagaaatgcagaaaaattattaaaagattgaaaattattaaaattttgctaTGTCAGTTCTATAAATTACGCTTGTAGAGGTGAGTGGTGGCTCTAACCTAAATTTTGTTCTGAAAATCTGTCGGACCCCTTTGAAGGACTTTTTCCGAAAGGGAATCCATTCTCAAAAGGCCCATTAAAAGTTTTACAGGCCCAAGGAAAAAGCAGAAGAACGCCGTTGccggggatcgaacccgggtctCCCGCGTGACAGGCGGGGATACTCACCACTATACTACAACGACTTGTTTTTGGTCGTTTCTGTGTTCGAACAGTTTTATTTCTTTCGTTTGCGCTTGATATTTGAGCTCTGCTTCTGCAACCGCGTTCGCTCGGTTCGATTGTAGGTTGATGGTGTGATTCATGTGAAGTGGTGAGTATAGCTTTAAGGGACGGTCATCAATAGAGACCTTTAGCAATTCATGAATGGACTTCCTTAATCCACCACTTCTGGAAACAAGTTAATGCTGATGCAAACCTCTCCTGCTCTTCAGCTTTCGAGATTTGCTCTAGGCTTATAGCCTATGGCTATCGGTGTTGGTGATTCTTCGATAAGGAGTGTAATTAGCTCGCTGTTTGATTGATGGGTTCGGATTTTGTGCTGCAATTTGACTCGTCTCGAGAGGACGAACTTCTCCATGTCGGATAGTTTTATGGAAATGAAACTGAATGGCGACAATCAGGTGCTTGCACATTCGAGTGAAAAGCACATGGCCGCTTAGAAGCACCCTAGATGGTCGGCCCCGTGAATTCTTTTGTGTTGTCACTGCTAATAACTTCGAAGCAAGAGTCCTTGCCTTGCATTCAAGAGATGATTCACTGGAATTATGGTATTTTCTGAATACTGATAATGGTAATCTATAACCTGAGGTAGGTTTATTTCAGTGGATCATGTCTCGTCCGATGAAAGAAATGCCCTAGCCATGCTAGTTTCCATTTGTGTGAAAGTCGGCATCCGGTGCTATGGCCGGTAACTTGCTATACACTACCTATTATTCAGCTTCCTAGCTTGTCTTCTTACCATTTTGATTTGCACCGTGATCAACGACTGGCCTCTCTCTGAAttaattttctgttttcctttcgATGTTAGCTAACGGTACGATGGTTCTTTTTGTTCATCAAATTAATTGTCGCAAGATATCATCATTGAGCCGAGACTCGAGAGTTTAAGCAGCTTCTTTCTTAGTGTGAGGACTAATTGTGGTAATAGGAATTCTAGGTTCTTGAAAATTATTGACAATACATATAATATCTGAACGGAGGCGCTCGAAGCAAAAGTAAATATGTTTCCTACACCTTCCACAATAATTCAGGGACCTTTTGTTGGGTAACAGATGAATGGATTCTTGATCGAAAGAGGTTTGACCTAGTAGAGTCCCTTAGATTAGCTTGCtgcacaatctctctctttctctctctcgatcgatcaAAGATGGCTTTTGCCTAGTCGGAGGAGACAAGGACATAGCTAGTTTCAGATACCAATATTGTATCCATATCTAAGATTCTGCTTTTGCTTTCCCAGAATAGTTGTATGCTTGACTGCTAGCCATCTCTATCAGCTTATACATCAGTATAGCCGATCGATTAGGATGTGATAATTTGGGTGCACACGTTGTGGAAAGATACTGAAATGACTCTAATCTTTGTACTCATCTATATATATAGGGTGCACGGTGAGAAAAGATGGTGAAATGACTCCTATATTTGTACACATAGATGATATCCAATCTTCTGGAGTTGAAATGATTAATTCACAATCAAGATCTTCTTTTTAGATCTCTCGAGAGTGCATGGGTCGAGACTTGACAGACCCGAAAAGATCCCTCGAACAAAATAATCGCGTCCTCGGTTCGTTGTTACGCGCTGTCCACTGATTCCGATACTTGAAGTGCGAACTTTTCGGTGGAAATTTCAATGATTGCAAATGTTTTCGTTTGATGTCCTCTTGTGGAATTACAAGGATGGAGCAATCTGGCTTATCTGTAATGTGGTCAAGGTTGATCACTGTTGCAAATGATGGGCTCAACTCTTTGACAAGTCATGGACTGATGGATGACTTGAAAAGAAAACTATGAACAGTGTGATATTGCCATTAAGCCTTTCCGGTGTTATATTGGCCAGTTAGCATTATTGAGGACCACATAATTAGCATATCTAGATGAAATTCTATGATCGGATCGGACATCCTctgttttctaaaaatcaattcTTGATTAATCAAGTCGACGTCACATCTGCTGTTTATGTTTCGCGAGTTCACTGATTTCAGTACGCTTAGTCTAGCATCGGTTCTCAATATTATCGTTACAATTGAAAACTTTTTCGTGATGGCGGATTTAGCGGCGCCTGGTGTAATCAATTGCACCGTTCTCCATCGTCACTATATACTTCTCCCTGAAAGCGGGCTCGCCTTCTTTGATGGCTAATGGATTGTATATATAGATAAGGTGTTTGCTCGTTTCCGTTCTCAACCCAAGTTTTTCCAGTTCCTACACCATCGTCATTCCAAAGTGGCTGATTCTTTGTATAGACAGACAAATTTACTTGCACGCACCGATTAGACAGTATCAACATATCTTTTGGAAATGAGGAGGGCCAAGTCTCACATCAGATTTGCATATTGCTTTGCTTCTTTTGGTCCAGCTTACAATATATGCTGCTAATGCCAGGCGCCGAAATAGAGAAGGAGACAAATCTCAACGGTAAAAGCCGAGCCGCGCCGGCCCATCCGAAGGCGGGATCCTGATTGCAATTAGGCCACACCTGTGTCACCAAGCGCATGGCTTGCCCTCTGGCACAGGAcattgtcatcttcttcctgaTATTGCAATGCCAGCAACACCATTCGTTATTTTAACAGCAAGAGATGGAAAGATGCAGATGGATATAACATGAGAAAACACACAATCTTTTGGGGGGCAGCTGTTATCCTTGTCCAATTAACTCTGCACAATTATGGCCTCTTTGGTTCTTTCTCTGACTTTTCCATCGATTTATGAGAAATGATTGAGGGGTCTCTCGTCCTTTTGCccttttgatttcatttttttttcttttactatttcTTGGGGAcccttttccttgtttttcttctctcttttgtcttttcctcTCCCTATAATCTTCCAAAGCTTCAGCTAATGATTTATGCATCTTTATTTTGATCAGTGTCTTATTCACTGGAGAGAGGATCTTCCTTCATATCCGGGGCAAAAAGGAGAGTGTCGGTTTGCGTGTCGTGTAcctgaaaatattcaattggccaatttcctttggcctctctctctctctctctctctctctctctctcttgccacaaaaggacaaaagaacaCGACAGTGACTCTCTTTTTCTGCAAACCCCGCTTATGTTTGATTTGATGTActtatcttcttcttcggaCACTGTTTTTGGGAACCTTGGTGTTCCTCGGTGACACACCTCCCGAGGCCTCCGATAAATTGGATTCCATAGCATCTTGTCAATCAATCAATACCCAAATGAAAGAAATGGCAAAAAATTTAAGTGGAACTAATGACAATAGTAATCTCAGCATTCTCATTTGTCTAATGTCTAGCCCACTTTCACTACTTGGTCATTTGCATCTTGCAATTTGTTCATCCGCGTGCAAAGCCGGACCGACGACAGCGCCTTGTCGAAATGCTTCGCCTTGGTGCCGAGGTACTCGCTCCAGGTCACGGGCCGATACAGCGGGGGATTGTTCTGGTCAATCAGTTTCGGCAAGGGCGAGACCTGGACATCGCTTGGAGGGCCGTAGAGGTAAGCCACGGAAAGGCGGTGCTGGGTCCGATTGACGACCGCCCGATGGAGGATGCTCGGGTACAAGCCGTTGGACAATATGTGGAGGAGGTCCCCCACATTGACCACAAGCGCGCCGGGGACCGGAGGGACCGTGACCCATCCGCATCCCTCTTTCAGGACTTGCAAGCCGCTGGTGCCGTTTTGGAAGAGGATGGTGAGAAGGGTCGAGTCAGTGTGTGGGGCAAGACCCATGGCTCGGTCCGGGTCGGGACAAGCCGGGTAAGAATTCAACTGCAACGCGTCGCACGACCCGGCGAAGTCCCCTCTCGGCCCGGCCCACTTGATGTCTCCCTTGCACACGCCTAAGGACCCGAGCATCAACCCCATTAACGTCCCGGCTAGCTTTCTCATCTCTTTCTCGTACTCTTCAATTACATCactatgggacaaaaaaaagaaaattacatcaCTAAGGCAACAGCTAGTAAAAGACAAGGAATCAGAAaaacgaaagggaaaaaaaaaaaaaggacaaaggcATGGAAACAGCTGTAGAAGATgctatcatttttatgaatataaaaCCAAAGTAAGTGAAAGTGCTGGTGAAATTGATCTTTTCCAAGTGTTTATGATTCTCTTCACTCAATTCTTTTGTGTGGGTCCATGGCTTTCATTGTAATCCCTTGCTAATTGCAAATGGCGTTCATGTTTATTAGTAATAGCACCATCGCAAAGGCACGTGATGAAAGATTTGGCCATAAGCACAAGATTGGCTCAGTGATTAGAGAATGGACATAGACTTTTAGCACGTAGTCCACTTTCTCAAAAGGCAAACTTTTTCACGTTTAAGCCATACGCCTGAGCTTTGACTCGTGCTCATGTCTAGTTCGTAATATTATCGGTGAGGTATTGAGGCGAGGTTTCCTCGTTCTAGAGAAACATATTTTGGCTTTCAGAAAGTAGCAATATGACACAAGAAAGCAGCACAGGACAAATGCACGATGATCACTGAGTGGCGATACCAGAACTCCGCGTGATCGTTTGGCCAAAGTTGGCGAGCGTGCTCAAGCGGAGATCCGACGATGGTGAAGCCCTCGGACCACATTAGCTTGGGGAAGAACGGAGAGATCCGCGCCACACCATAGCCCGGGATGCCGTCGGGCAAGCGAGCCGCCCTGAGCTTCTGTTGCACCGGGAGGGAGAAGAGGTTCTCACCAGCGGACTGGATGCTATCGAGGAGCCTCTCGGGTACGCCGTGGTTGGTGACTTGGAAGACGCCCCAAGTTCTGCACGCGTGGCCTATGAGGTCTAGTGCGCTTGGGCGGTGAAGGTCAATCACCGGCACCGTCGATTCTCGGCCACTCACAGAGTTAGGACAAGGGTGGTCCTCAGGTTGTGTCGTCCATGTATAGGAGTCGGGCAATTCTTTCAGCGAATCGAAGTCTAGGTACTTATGATGCAAGTAGACAGGGTGGTCTTTGTAGGCATCTGAGAGTCTTGAAGGCATGGCGTGTGAgagcaacagagagagagagagagagagagtgatctTTGAAGAAAAGGGTCCTCTAGAGTATTGTTAATGAGGGAAAGAAGCAGAGGAAGTTTATATAGAGATGATGTAGGAAGAATGACAGTTGTAACTATAGAAAAATGTATTGTTGTGTACGTTCGAAACAAAGAGGGTAAGAGCCGATTTATAGGCTTTACAGAATAACTAAGAAAGGTAATAATATATTACAACGTCGGACTCAATCAATCATAACTAATCAAGGATATCTCCCAATATCTGTCAATAATCTTTGACTTCCATATCTGTCAATATTCTCTATCATCCCCTTAAACTTAAAGGTGACTTAGAAGAAGTCAACTGGAGTTTGGAGAATAATGTATTGTTACGTACGTTCTAAACTAACAGCACAAGAGGCTATCTATAAGCTTTACATAATAACTAAGAAATTTAATGATATATTACAACGTCGGACACAATCAATCGGGGTTAATCAAGGATATTTCTCGATATTGGTCTTGTCAATGATCTCTAGCATCCATGATATCTCTCGATATTTGTGAACAACCTCTAACACCGATATCTCTGCCAATTATCTCAAGCAATGACAAAGGTGGTGAGATTGATTTGGAAGGAGTGGGTGGTCGGAGGGGTTGAGTGGTGCGGAGGGAATTGTTGGGGGAAGAAGACAAGGGAGTGAAGTGCTAGGGAACCTCCCAATTGGACaatgagaaagaaacaaaaaaagaaaagaaaagaagccacAATGGACCTATCTTTTTGTCTCCAGGAGATTATCAGGCAGGTTTGTTTTTGCTACCGAAACGATAGGTATAGGAATCTATCCAGGAAGACTAAATTCAGACAATGGCCACTAAGGTCATCTGCGAAACCAGTTAAACTTTCGATCGCGAGGGGCAACAAAAGAAAGGTACCTTAGCCTCTCGAAAACCAAAGACCGTTCCATGTAAAGCGAGGGCCTCTCTGTCCGTCCATGTGCCCTTGTCTTGTCCTCATGTAGGAAAAACAAACCATATACCAAAACCCACCCTTCTCTATCTCAGGCCTAATCTCCCCTTCACCACAGGACAAAATGCCCGCCATCCTCAATGGCAATGTGGCCAAATTGCCCTCCCCACCGGCTTGACCTCTCGAAATTGGTGGAAACTCCCCCTCTTGTGCGACGACGCGAcgcgactcgactcgactcaactAGTTCGTCAAGAGGGTCTCTCTTGCCATCAAGAGGCAGGCGATACAGAAGACAAAACATGCATTTTGGGAGAATGTGGGAAGGGCATTCTGGTCCTCGTCGGCCATGAATGGGACTGGGATGAGTGCCTCCGTGCTTTTTCACTTGATATATTTGGCCATTTCCATGTAAAGTAGTAAAGTCTCTTTTGGTATCTTGCGCTTGGATCGAAGTGTCCTTCTGTCCTGTTGCTCTCCAAAGTGGGGCTCCCAGAAATGCACCATTTTCACCTCAACAATGTGCTCTGATGTGTCCCCCAGGTTTTACCTTAATGAAGAATAATTCCACCCGCCGTCCCTCGCGTTTCCGTCTTTTATCCCGGCTACAGGAATTTCACAGCTCTTTTTACCGTAAGGTTTGTCGGATTGATTGAGATTCGAAAATGAAACCATGTCTTAAGAAGTGTATCACTTGATAGGGGatgataattaccaaaaaagctcTAAAATTGTTGTGCGGAATGCCGatccaattctaaacttttcattttggccaatttgaCCATTTGACCATTCATCGGTGCGGTCGTTCCAGCCAATTATGAacgaaaattgttgacgtgacGGTTCGGTCAATCTCggctgtcctacatggcatggccgGTGGTGACATGGATTatgctttgcaattttttaatttttctaacttttttctattttcttttctttcttttttctattttcttttttccctatttccctCCGCCGGTGGCCAGGCCTCGGGGATGGTCGACCACAAGCAAGGGCAGGGATGACCTTtgtaaggaaaggaaaggaaaggaaaggaaaaattcaaaaaatcctaaaaaaatacaaataatatCCACATCAATGCCAATTGTGGCATGTAAGACAATTGGTGTCTACGTCAATTATTACCGATCAAAATTAACTgagaggactaaattggaaaatttttaaaaactaaattggctaaattgaaaattttttggctGAATCGACATCCGTACGATATATGGTGGTCGACGAGGCCACCAAGTGAGGCCTCGCCGGCACCAAGCAAGGGCCATTGGCCTACTCTCGGATTTGGGGTGAGGGTCGCGCCCAACCCTAGATCTAAGCGAGCAAGGGACGTCAAGGCTTCGCTAAGGGCTGGTAAGGGTCGTCGGGCTTCGGGAAGGCCCAAGCAACCTCCGCCAACCCTTCCCGGCAACTATGGCAATGGCCAACGACAACGACTTGGCCACAGACAGCCtgagtttatttttatttttttgtttgattttaatttttttagtttaactgttttattttattttttgcttgaatttgtttttttattaagtttagaagtccaaGTAGGCTAATatgttaaatatatatatatatatatatgttatgtCATATTAAAAATCTAATTATAAAAGCCGTGTAATCAATTTGGcgggattttgttttttttttttttgcacttaagtgagcattttttctccgatttagtacttaagtgatccggcgAAAATTTTTTACACTAAATTGAGCGTCGTGCACAACTTTTGACGCTTCTGATATACTTCTTCCTCACCTTTCTTTGCTCCTATCATAGTTTTATATTCTCCAATTCTCCAAAAAGAACCTTCTAATTAGAAAACCCGAGCCATCTGAACCTTTCTTTAGTCATTGTTATCCTTTCACAAACTATGCACTATTATCAATTAATTTAGGGCAAAACCcacaaaaaaatcctcaaactaTGCTCATTGTGATATACTTATCCTAAAAagttttttgtgacatcaaaaagtCCAAACTTGTATCTGTGTGACCCATTTACTCTCAATTAAGATTCCATTAATGATAACCAATTAAAATCTATCTATATGGATGCCGGAAAGCAAACAGTGCATAACATGGCACCCATGTagcttaagtgaaataaaaatgacGTTGTTTTGCATGGAAAATCATCTTATATAACCTTGATTGAGAGTAATCACATTGAtacaaatttgggttttttggtGTCACATGAAAAGGTCAAGAGTAAACATGTCACaatatagtttagggttttttatgtcacaaaaaaaaaaataagtaaatgtgtcatagtgtgcatgattagggtttttttgtggctttttctcGAATATGTAAATGCTAAACTACATCTTCATCTAATAATATAAACTTTCAGATTAGTTGGCGGTAATCTCACAAGGCCTTTCTACCATAGTATCAAAGTCAAGTTCTGTCCCGGTTTATCTCGTGTGTGTGTCCACCCCTTTGTCAAACTCGACATGCCATTTATAATCCGACTTTAACGGCAGTTAGGGTATTAAAATATCTCGCATTGCTTGATTATGGAGTTTAAACGCACTTTACATATGTGTTTCTCCATCTATTTATCAGCCTAAACTTTTAAGTTAGACTTTCTTATCTTGATGTCAAAACTAGATGATTCTTGAAAAACATTGAGTGCACCAGGTGCGAAGTTGCACAACCGAGTGAAATCGGAGCACTACTCATATCTGTTgtcattcttttttctaattactACTGATATCCTTGTTTTTGTATAGCTTACATAATAGTTTGCTATCGCGTAGCTCACAAAATAGTCACAACAACCTATTGCGTGTAGCCTACATAGTAACCACCAGCCTCATATCGTGTATCGTACAAGAAGCCATGACAGCCCCATGTCATGTAGCCTGCACAACAACCGCGACAGCCTCCTACAATGGGGCTTGTACAATAGCCACAACAATATACAATAGTGACAACAGTCTATTGCCGTGTATCCTACATACATCGACAAGTTCTCTCTTTAGCGCACAAAATCGCTCgatgaaatcctaaaacttgttatgaaagtgcaattgaatctcAAAACTTTcggaaagtgcaatcaagatctaaaacttgtcaaattggcacaatcgaatccttccattaattttgtCCAATTGGGCTaacagaaaatattaaaatggcttttttattattttttctctcctacGTAGCATTGACATAgctaaaacaagaaagataagCCCAAAACGATGACATTTTATGGACCTTAAACTTTAAcataatgtgtaatgtggtcaaTGAACTTTAACCCCATGtgtaatgtggttcatgaacttttaatttgttgaatatggTTTACGGACTTTTAGTActtgttcaacttagtccatgaactatatgaaaatgtttaatgttgtccttccattaatttaattttgggggcaatattgaacattttcatacaattcaatgaataaattgaacatacaACTAAAGTCCATATATGAcattgaataaaataaaagttgaggaacgacattgcatattatgttaaagttcatggactatattgaacaaattaaaagttcgggaatcacgctgcacattgggccaaaatttatggatcatttatgttatttttcttgtaTATGTTTGTATAAAAACACACCCGCTATAGTTAACATCTATTTTTGCCCCATACATCTTCTGCATGCTTTGTGCACTTTGTTGCTCTTCTATCGAGCTTGTTGTCACTAACTTAAACATAACACAAGCAGCTAAACTTTGTAATGATTAAATTGTGAATAATGTCACATGTCCACACTTCTTCGAAAGTCCAACATTCAATCGTAGTCTTAGATATCCATCCACCAAGTACGTCATTGCACTAAATGTTGATTAAGAGTTTCCTAACCATACCGACACTAGAAAGCATCTTCTAGGCTGCCTTTAATATTGTTCTACTCATCAACTTTGCAAGTTATTGTGTTTCACTAGTATTAGTCTGATGTCTTACTATGCCCTCTTTCATGCAGAATTTGTTCAACAGCTTTGGCGAAAACTCTATGGTATTTTGAGTCTATAAATGCTTGATCATCTTACCAATCTCCGTTCGGATGACTCGGTAGTCATTCAAATTGTTAGCATACATCTGACATTTTTCATTCGAAGGAAACAACTACTAACATCTAAGTATATCAACTATATTCAGTTATATAACCACGTAGCGGATTCCTTTCACTTCTCGAACAAACTCATCTAACATCTCTGCGATAAGGTCCTTTACTATCTCCCCTTGAAGTTCATAAGTGCCACTATGCTTAATTCCTCTCATTATCATTAGAGCTTCTTGGTGAGAATATTAGGAGAGAGCAATTTGTTCAAAATGACGACAT from Rhodamnia argentea isolate NSW1041297 chromosome 2, ASM2092103v1, whole genome shotgun sequence encodes the following:
- the LOC115737269 gene encoding gibberellin 3-beta-dioxygenase 1-like, giving the protein MPSRLSDAYKDHPVYLHHKYLDFDSLKELPDSYTWTTQPEDHPCPNSVSGRESTVPVIDLHRPSALDLIGHACRTWGVFQVTNHGVPERLLDSIQSAGENLFSLPVQQKLRAARLPDGIPGYGVARISPFFPKLMWSEGFTIVGSPLEHARQLWPNDHAEFCDVIEEYEKEMRKLAGTLMGLMLGSLGVCKGDIKWAGPRGDFAGSCDALQLNSYPACPDPDRAMGLAPHTDSTLLTILFQNGTSGLQVLKEGCGWVTVPPVPGALVVNVGDLLHILSNGLYPSILHRAVVNRTQHRLSVAYLYGPPSDVQVSPLPKLIDQNNPPLYRPVTWSEYLGTKAKHFDKALSSVRLCTRMNKLQDANDQVVKVG